One genomic segment of bacterium includes these proteins:
- a CDS encoding glycosyltransferase family A protein yields the protein MDECPLASVIISNYNYGRFLKRSIESALAQTYANTEVIVVDDGSTDDSRAILLRYRDRLKAIFQENGGQASALNRGFSVSRGKVICFVDSDDELAPGAMEAVVPLFRDQELAEVDWPLEVVDPEGNPVGKVVAKAGHAWARWALERIFPLPVGGIRYGVDGYLWTMVPLLGKVQEILEPLGLYRWHHGNWYAGRSFAERLRIGLEEFDFYYSELARWCARLGKPFHMETCLGDSWFHQVHESIQDMEKLIAPGEAFILVDEDKWDVGGELLGRRAIPFLERDGRYWGLPSDDETAIEEMERLRRQGASFIVFVWSCFWWLDHYLGFHSHIRSHYRCVLENKRLVVFDLRG from the coding sequence ATGGATGAATGCCCTTTGGCCTCGGTGATCATAAGCAACTACAACTATGGCCGTTTCCTGAAAAGGTCCATAGAGAGTGCCTTGGCCCAGACCTATGCAAACACAGAGGTGATCGTGGTGGACGATGGCTCCACCGATGACTCCCGGGCTATCCTACTTAGGTACAGGGACAGGCTCAAGGCCATCTTCCAAGAAAACGGTGGGCAGGCCTCTGCCCTAAATAGAGGGTTCTCTGTGAGCCGTGGAAAGGTGATCTGCTTCGTGGATTCGGATGACGAACTGGCCCCTGGCGCCATGGAAGCAGTGGTGCCACTGTTCCGGGACCAGGAGTTGGCGGAGGTGGATTGGCCCCTTGAAGTTGTGGACCCAGAAGGCAACCCAGTGGGTAAGGTGGTGGCCAAGGCAGGTCATGCATGGGCCCGTTGGGCCCTGGAGAGGATCTTTCCCCTCCCAGTAGGAGGGATCCGCTATGGGGTGGATGGGTACCTGTGGACCATGGTCCCGCTTTTGGGAAAGGTACAGGAAATCCTCGAGCCCCTGGGTCTTTACAGATGGCACCATGGCAACTGGTACGCAGGCAGGTCTTTTGCTGAAAGGCTGCGAATAGGGCTGGAGGAGTTCGATTTCTACTATTCTGAGTTGGCACGTTGGTGTGCCAGGCTGGGGAAGCCTTTTCACATGGAGACATGCCTTGGGGATTCATGGTTCCATCAGGTGCACGAGTCTATCCAGGACATGGAGAAGCTCATAGCCCCAGGGGAGGCGTTCATCTTGGTGGATGAGGACAAATGGGATGTGGGAGGCGAGCTCTTGGGCCGAAGGGCCATTCCGTTTCTGGAACGTGATGGAAGATACTGGGGCCTGCCATCGGACGATGAGACGGCCATAGAAGAGATGGAGAGGCTGAGGAGGCAAGGTGCCAGCTTCATCGTCTTTGTATGGAGTTGCTTTTGGTGGCTGGACCATTACCTTGGATTTCACAGCCATATCCGAAGTCATTACCGCTGTGTGCTGGAGAACAAGAGACTCGTTGTTTTTGATCTTAGGGGATGA
- a CDS encoding glycosyltransferase: MRSISRVQDQHSEPPEPILDHPGYLEQGKRIAGQAPGFHRPRVEGKFLYVGQEKFWVKGVTYGTFRPDATGQEFHDPVKVEKDFTLMARNGFNAVRTYTAPPRWLLDLAHRHGLRVMVGLAWEEHIAFLDQPTRARSIVERVRAQVRSLSGHPAVLCFVVGNEIPASIVRWHGPARIRRFIRKLYEATKQEDPEALVTYVNYPTTEFLNLDFLDLACFNVYLESRERLRAYLARLQNLAGNRPLVMAEIGLDSRRNGTEAQAHSLSWQIQETFASGCVGAFVFAWTDEWYRGGYDIEDWDFGITTRQRKPKPALEAVRKAFSEVPFPQGVSWPQISVVVCSYNGSRTIRDTLEGLQRLQYPCFEIIVVDDGSTDNTAQIASSLGARVISVPNGGLSKARNIGLEAARGEIIAYIDDDAYPDPHWLQYLAWAFLNSQHVGIGGPNIPPGKDGPIAQCVANAPGGPIHVLVSDQEAEHIPGCNMAFRKDALLSIGGFDPRFRIAGDDVDVCWRLQEKGWSIGYCPAAVVWHHRRNSIKAYWKQQKNYGRAEALLEEKWPHRYNTLGHLSWKGRLYGSGLLRPLPLLPSRIYQGVWGTAPFQSVYGPSPGLWLSLPMMPEWYLVLLLLVIAALLGFWWEPLKAAWWLLGGGLLCTAWQALGSAARADFSRSQDKTIPCWVLKGVTATLFLLQPLARLWGRLKNGLSPWRRRGQGGMLLPFPRTRAIWSENWESQAQRLKKLESSLKESGALVRAGGDYDSWDLEVRGGLLGKVRLQMALEEHGAGKQQVLVRFWPVISPYCLAAMAAGGVLALAAFLDKAWGVGGIILLGVMLLGWGSMGDCGWAAACCQRALEAKNDS, translated from the coding sequence ATGATCCGGTAAAGGTGGAGAAGGATTTTACTCTCATGGCCCGAAACGGATTCAATGCCGTGCGGACTTATACAGCTCCCCCCCGCTGGTTGCTGGATCTGGCCCACAGGCATGGATTAAGGGTCATGGTCGGGCTGGCTTGGGAGGAGCACATAGCTTTTCTGGATCAACCCACAAGAGCCCGCTCCATAGTAGAGAGGGTGCGAGCTCAGGTACGCTCCCTCAGCGGGCATCCAGCGGTGCTTTGCTTTGTGGTAGGCAATGAGATACCTGCTTCCATAGTGCGTTGGCACGGCCCGGCTCGAATCCGAAGATTCATCAGAAAGCTGTACGAGGCCACCAAACAGGAGGATCCAGAGGCCCTGGTCACGTATGTGAACTATCCCACCACAGAATTCCTAAACTTGGATTTCCTGGATCTGGCCTGTTTTAATGTTTATTTGGAGTCCAGGGAACGCTTGAGGGCCTATCTGGCAAGGCTCCAGAACCTGGCAGGAAACAGGCCCCTGGTGATGGCCGAGATCGGGCTGGACAGTCGACGCAATGGAACAGAGGCTCAAGCCCATAGCCTTTCCTGGCAGATCCAAGAGACCTTTGCCTCTGGCTGTGTGGGGGCCTTTGTTTTTGCATGGACCGACGAGTGGTATCGGGGCGGATACGACATCGAGGATTGGGATTTCGGGATAACCACCAGGCAAAGGAAACCCAAACCAGCCCTCGAAGCCGTGCGGAAGGCCTTTTCAGAGGTGCCTTTTCCACAAGGGGTTTCATGGCCCCAAATATCAGTGGTGGTATGCTCCTACAACGGTTCCAGAACCATAAGGGACACTCTGGAGGGGCTTCAACGCCTCCAATATCCCTGCTTTGAGATCATAGTCGTGGACGACGGCTCTACGGACAACACTGCCCAGATAGCCTCCAGCCTGGGGGCCAGGGTGATAAGCGTTCCCAATGGAGGCTTGAGCAAGGCCCGCAACATAGGTCTGGAGGCAGCACGGGGGGAGATAATAGCCTACATAGACGATGACGCCTATCCGGATCCGCACTGGTTGCAATATCTAGCCTGGGCATTCTTGAATTCCCAACATGTGGGCATAGGAGGCCCTAATATCCCCCCCGGCAAGGACGGACCCATAGCTCAGTGCGTGGCCAACGCTCCCGGAGGACCCATACATGTGCTTGTCTCGGACCAGGAAGCCGAGCACATCCCTGGCTGCAATATGGCTTTCCGAAAAGATGCTTTGCTTTCCATAGGTGGCTTTGACCCCAGATTCAGAATAGCAGGTGATGACGTAGATGTTTGCTGGAGGCTTCAGGAGAAAGGCTGGAGCATAGGTTATTGTCCCGCAGCCGTGGTATGGCATCACAGAAGGAATTCCATCAAGGCCTACTGGAAACAGCAGAAGAACTACGGCCGTGCCGAGGCCCTTCTGGAGGAGAAATGGCCTCATCGTTACAACACCCTGGGGCATCTTTCCTGGAAGGGAAGGCTGTATGGATCTGGCCTGCTTAGACCCCTTCCCCTGTTGCCATCCAGGATATATCAGGGTGTCTGGGGCACGGCCCCCTTTCAATCTGTTTACGGCCCAAGCCCTGGTTTATGGCTCTCCCTTCCCATGATGCCCGAGTGGTATCTTGTTTTGCTCTTACTGGTAATCGCTGCTCTTCTGGGTTTCTGGTGGGAGCCCCTTAAGGCGGCCTGGTGGCTGTTGGGTGGGGGCCTGCTTTGCACGGCCTGGCAGGCCTTGGGCAGTGCAGCCCGGGCAGATTTCTCCAGGTCCCAGGACAAAACCATTCCTTGCTGGGTTCTAAAGGGTGTAACGGCCACCTTGTTCCTCTTGCAGCCTTTGGCCAGGCTTTGGGGAAGGCTCAAAAACGGCCTGAGTCCATGGCGCAGAAGGGGCCAAGGTGGAATGCTACTGCCGTTTCCTCGTACAAGGGCCATCTGGAGTGAAAATTGGGAATCCCAGGCACAAAGGTTGAAAAAATTGGAGAGTAGCCTGAAAGAAAGTGGGGCTTTGGTCAGGGCAGGAGGAGATTATGACTCATGGGACCTGGAGGTGAGAGGGGGGCTCCTGGGCAAGGTCAGGCTGCAAATGGCATTGGAGGAACACGGAGCTGGCAAGCAACAGGTGCTGGTGCGATTTTGGCCGGTGATTTCACCTTACTGCCTGGCTGCCATGGCTGCTGGCGGTGTTCTTGCCTTGGCGGCTTTTCTGGATAAGGCCTGGGGGGTGGGAGGGATCATCCTGTTGGGGGTGATGCTCCTGGGGTGGGGTAGCATGGGGGATTGTGGTTGGGCGGCAGCTTGTTGCCAGAGGGCCTTGGAAGCCAAGAATGATTCTTGA
- a CDS encoding ABC transporter ATP-binding protein, with protein sequence MPRMLQKYRPLTKYILKQWPSLLLILVLTGVSSAASALQPWPLKLLVDYALGNEAVPEAVRRALEALSVGITPVVLIVVAACSSLGLFAIQSALDVVLSWSWTSAGQRMVFDLAVDLFHRLQRFSFVYHIRQGIGESLSRLSGDTYCVYSLAHGLLVGPAHQIMVMASMGVVAWKLEPTLTTVTLITVPALAASAMFFGQRLQSTTRVTREAETRLMAFVHQTLSAIPIVQAFGTRPMNRRTFQRLAAETTAATQKGSLFKDVYGMVNGLALTMGTALVLFLGGKKVMAEAMSVGDLLVFLAYLRSWHDAIQELLRTYGELRSVSASMDRVMEVLEAPEEVREIPGAKALSPQRPHGGRHLRLEGVTFGYEPGRPILKQVSMEARPGEMVAIVGPSGAGKSTLASLIPRFFDPWEGRLTMDGQDLRQLQLSSVRSQVALVLQEPFLLPISVAENIAYGRPGASLREIEEAARMAGAHEFILRLPRGYETVLSERGANLSGGERKRLAIARAILKDAPVLVLDEPTSAVDVRTEAEIMEAMERLMQGRTTLVIAHRLSTIRRAHRIVVLEAGKVVECGSHQELMEKGGLYARLYARQLLFIPQEGVA encoded by the coding sequence ATGCCAAGAATGCTTCAAAAGTACAGGCCCCTGACCAAATATATCCTGAAGCAGTGGCCTTCACTTCTTCTGATCCTGGTGCTCACAGGTGTGAGTTCCGCTGCCTCCGCGCTTCAACCATGGCCTCTGAAACTCCTGGTAGACTACGCCCTGGGGAATGAGGCTGTACCTGAGGCCGTGCGCCGTGCCCTGGAAGCGCTTTCCGTGGGCATAACCCCTGTGGTTCTCATCGTAGTTGCCGCATGTTCCAGCCTGGGGTTGTTCGCCATTCAAAGCGCTCTGGATGTGGTACTTTCTTGGAGCTGGACCTCTGCCGGCCAGCGCATGGTTTTCGATCTGGCCGTTGACCTCTTTCACAGGCTTCAGAGGTTTTCCTTTGTTTATCACATTCGCCAAGGAATAGGGGAGTCCCTGAGCCGCTTAAGCGGGGATACTTACTGCGTGTACAGCCTGGCCCACGGGCTTCTGGTAGGCCCAGCCCACCAGATCATGGTCATGGCGAGCATGGGTGTGGTGGCCTGGAAACTGGAGCCCACCCTTACGACAGTGACCCTAATTACGGTGCCAGCCCTGGCAGCTTCCGCCATGTTTTTCGGCCAAAGGCTGCAAAGTACCACCCGTGTTACCAGAGAGGCCGAGACCCGCCTCATGGCTTTCGTACATCAGACCCTCTCGGCCATACCCATAGTCCAGGCGTTTGGCACAAGGCCCATGAACCGCAGGACCTTCCAACGCTTGGCCGCTGAGACCACGGCAGCAACTCAGAAAGGGAGCCTCTTCAAGGATGTGTACGGGATGGTAAACGGACTGGCCCTTACCATGGGTACGGCCCTGGTTTTGTTTTTGGGAGGCAAGAAGGTCATGGCCGAGGCCATGTCTGTGGGGGATCTCCTGGTCTTCCTGGCCTATCTTCGTTCTTGGCATGATGCCATCCAGGAGTTGCTCCGTACCTACGGAGAGCTCAGATCTGTCAGCGCCAGCATGGATAGGGTCATGGAGGTGTTGGAGGCCCCAGAAGAGGTCAGGGAAATTCCGGGTGCCAAGGCTCTGAGCCCTCAAAGGCCCCATGGTGGAAGGCACCTGCGCCTGGAGGGAGTTACCTTCGGATATGAACCGGGAAGACCTATTTTGAAACAAGTCTCCATGGAGGCAAGGCCAGGGGAGATGGTGGCCATAGTGGGGCCCAGCGGGGCTGGAAAGAGCACCTTGGCTTCCTTGATCCCGCGTTTCTTTGATCCCTGGGAAGGCAGGCTCACCATGGACGGCCAGGATCTGAGGCAACTCCAATTGTCCAGCGTGAGATCCCAGGTGGCGCTAGTCTTACAGGAGCCCTTCTTGTTGCCCATCTCAGTGGCCGAGAACATAGCCTACGGCAGACCAGGGGCAAGCCTTCGGGAGATAGAGGAGGCAGCCAGAATGGCCGGTGCTCATGAATTCATCCTCAGGCTGCCCAGAGGTTATGAGACCGTGTTGAGTGAAAGGGGGGCCAACCTCTCAGGGGGGGAAAGAAAACGCCTGGCCATAGCCAGAGCCATTTTGAAGGACGCTCCGGTGCTGGTGCTGGATGAGCCTACCTCGGCCGTGGATGTCAGGACCGAGGCTGAGATCATGGAAGCCATGGAAAGACTGATGCAGGGTCGCACCACCCTTGTCATAGCTCATAGGCTCTCCACCATAAGAAGGGCCCACAGAATAGTTGTGCTCGAGGCAGGCAAGGTGGTGGAGTGCGGAAGCCACCAGGAACTAATGGAAAAAGGGGGACTCTACGCCAGATTGTATGCCCGCCAGCTTCTTTTCATCCCCCAGGAGGGAGTTGCATGA
- a CDS encoding ABC transporter ATP-binding protein, with protein MRSWWLEILGYALPHWRSLAVIALLMLLSVGLEALVPWPMKVLVDNVLQGDPLPQKLRWLEQIPAGDSPLGLVAWLAAATVMVYLLNQASQTLRTYLEAGVGVRMAMDLGAELFDRLQRLSLRFHGRQMTGDLLRRVTHDTGCVNQLVLGVAIPLLHALASLGTLFAVMWHMDAPLAILALMVAPPLGLLIRLFAKPMAERTYDQQQMEGRMVALAEQTLSALPAVQAFGREDYEEKRFRQMSFRTLQAYLRAVAAQLQFKVGVSGVLAVGTAVIMGIGGIHVVRESLTVGGLLVFLTYLASLYGPMTTLAYLASGFAAAAGGARRVLEVMAQEEEIKDAPGCSSLPAAGAKGREVRLEGVTAGYEKDRPVLNQVSLHALPGETVAIVGPTGAGKSTLVSLIPRLLDPWEGRITVDGVDIRQVSLESLRSQVAIVLQDPFLLPLTVAENISYGRPGAGIKEIMKAAEAAGAHEFIQKLPQGYQTIIGEGGASLSGGERQRISIARALLKDAPILIMDEPTSSLDSATEADLVKALEGLMAGRTTFIIAHRLSTIRNADRIVVLEEGRVVEEGNHEELLNKQGAYARFHKLHCGAGNSAQWAV; from the coding sequence ATGAGAAGTTGGTGGTTAGAGATACTCGGCTATGCTCTACCCCACTGGAGGAGCCTTGCTGTCATAGCCCTGCTCATGCTTCTGAGCGTTGGGCTGGAAGCCTTGGTTCCATGGCCCATGAAGGTGCTGGTGGACAATGTTTTGCAAGGTGATCCTCTTCCGCAGAAGCTCAGATGGCTGGAGCAAATCCCTGCTGGAGATTCCCCCCTGGGGCTGGTGGCATGGCTGGCTGCAGCCACGGTGATGGTTTACCTGTTGAATCAAGCTTCTCAGACGCTTCGAACCTATCTGGAAGCCGGGGTGGGTGTGCGCATGGCCATGGACCTGGGGGCAGAGCTTTTCGACCGACTCCAGCGCCTTTCCCTCAGGTTTCATGGCCGCCAGATGACAGGAGACCTGCTAAGAAGGGTCACCCATGATACGGGCTGTGTGAACCAGCTGGTCCTGGGAGTGGCGATTCCCCTGCTGCATGCTCTGGCCAGCTTGGGGACGCTTTTTGCGGTGATGTGGCACATGGATGCTCCTTTGGCGATTCTGGCCTTGATGGTGGCACCTCCTTTGGGCCTGCTCATAAGGCTCTTTGCCAAACCCATGGCAGAACGTACCTACGACCAGCAGCAGATGGAAGGCAGGATGGTGGCCCTGGCAGAGCAGACATTGAGTGCGCTGCCGGCAGTCCAGGCCTTTGGCAGAGAGGATTATGAGGAGAAGAGGTTCAGACAGATGTCCTTCAGGACACTGCAGGCCTACCTCAGGGCCGTGGCCGCCCAGCTACAGTTCAAGGTGGGGGTCAGCGGGGTCCTGGCCGTGGGAACCGCGGTCATAATGGGCATCGGGGGTATTCATGTGGTGCGGGAATCCCTAACTGTTGGGGGGCTTCTGGTCTTTCTGACATACCTGGCCTCCCTTTACGGACCCATGACAACCCTGGCTTACTTGGCTTCAGGTTTTGCTGCTGCGGCAGGAGGGGCTAGAAGGGTCTTGGAGGTGATGGCTCAAGAGGAAGAAATCAAAGACGCCCCTGGCTGCAGTTCTTTGCCTGCCGCAGGAGCCAAAGGAAGGGAAGTGCGCTTGGAAGGGGTAACCGCCGGATATGAGAAGGACAGGCCCGTATTGAATCAAGTGAGCCTTCACGCCCTTCCCGGGGAGACCGTGGCCATAGTAGGTCCCACAGGAGCTGGCAAGAGCACTCTGGTAAGTCTGATCCCCAGGCTGCTGGACCCCTGGGAAGGGAGGATAACAGTGGACGGGGTGGACATCAGGCAGGTAAGCTTGGAGAGCCTCAGATCCCAAGTGGCCATAGTGCTTCAGGATCCTTTTCTCTTGCCTCTCACCGTGGCTGAAAACATCTCCTATGGCCGCCCCGGTGCAGGGATCAAGGAAATCATGAAGGCTGCGGAGGCTGCCGGAGCCCATGAATTCATCCAGAAGCTTCCACAAGGTTACCAGACCATCATAGGTGAAGGTGGGGCCTCCCTCTCCGGAGGAGAAAGACAGCGCATCTCCATTGCCAGGGCTCTTCTTAAAGATGCCCCAATTCTGATCATGGACGAGCCGACCTCTTCGCTGGATTCTGCCACAGAGGCTGATTTGGTCAAGGCACTGGAGGGTTTGATGGCTGGTCGCACCACTTTCATAATTGCCCACCGGCTCTCTACCATACGAAATGCTGACCGAATAGTGGTTCTGGAGGAAGGAAGAGTCGTGGAGGAAGGAAACCACGAGGAGCTTCTAAACAAGCAAGGAGCTTACGCACGTTTTCACAAGCTCCATTGCGGGGCAGGAAACTCGGCGCAGTGGGCGGTCTAA